Proteins from a genomic interval of Corvus moneduloides isolate bCorMon1 chromosome 6, bCorMon1.pri, whole genome shotgun sequence:
- the LOC116445344 gene encoding uncharacterized protein LOC116445344: MSVLLPALVLLVATTAVLLAARIRKARKRPGSRAGGSRRGRAAPGAPGSPPAEETPPQGAAAPGSAPYIPCGCGPGCAPCATAARELQDLVTPLWPGVSFPRDSEMWQLSWEDLEQLLERGRLPCCASSSSSSSSGSPQPSRSRRTTRPLIHRKTSAAGKGSVLRRTRHWLRSSTLPRMPIPRKGSSIPAQTLCDLCCAPVGAWPVPAKKQVEVSWSHRCPIHGSPDPVVEPSGNTLRTLLDKRLQRQRQPFPCAACSLEPPVKDKAKGDLHTLDISSKGLHPCQSLHEICWTPDGGAHTDRPPCLGAVATHRTHKIPTARKSLETQLGARAIPAKRSQEQVARQEVSWSRCCPVHGSQDTAAVPQEKTLRAALDKRLQREREHALFQGALGRCLSRLRMQLVAAAGTLCSFLCAE; the protein is encoded by the coding sequence ATGAGCGTCCTGCTCCCCGCGCTTGTCCTGCTGGTGGCCACTACGGCCGTCCTGCTGGCCGCCCGCATTCGGAAGGCACGGAAGCGCCCCgggagccgggccggggggtcccggcgcGGCCGAGCAGCCCCAGGGGCTCCCGGCTCCCCCCCGGCTGAGGAGACCCCTCCGCAGGGCGCGGCTGCCCCCGGGAGCGCCCCGTACATCCCCTGCGGCTGCGGCCCCGGCTGCGCCCCCTGCGCCACAGCGGCCCGGGAGCTGCAGGACCTGGTGACGCCGCTGTGGCCCGGGGTGTCCTTCCCGCGGGACTCGGAGATGTGGCAGCTCTCGTGGGAggacctggagcagctgctggagcgCGGCCGCCTGCCCTGCTGcgcctcctccagctcctccagctcctccggGAGCCCCCAGCCCTCCAGGAGCCGGCGCACAACAAGACCCCTGATCCACCGGAAAACATCCGCTGCTGGAAAAGGCTCAGTCCTCCGCAGAACCCGACACTGGTTGAGATCCTCCACCCTTCCAAGAATGCCCATCCCTCGGAAAGGTTCCTCCATTCCCGCCCAGACCCTCTGTGACCTGTGTTGTGCTCCAGTTGGAGCCTGGCCCGTTCCTGCCAAGAAGCAAGTGGAAGTGTCCTGGAGCCACCGGTGCCCAATCCATGGCTCCCCGGATCCTGTGGTGGAGCCATCTGGGAATACTCTCCGCACGCTGCTGGACAAGAGGCTCCAGCGGCAAAGGCAGCCGTTCCCATGTGCAGCGTGCTCCCTGGAGCCGCCTGTGAAGGACAAGGCTAAGGGAGATCTCCACACCTTGGATATTTCCAGCAAAGGTCTCCATCCCTGCCAGAGCCTCCATGAGATCTGCTGGACTCCAGATGGAGGAGCCCACACGGACAGGCCTCCCTGCCTCGGAGCTGTGGCTACCCACAGAACCCACAAGATACCCACGGCCAGGAAAAGCCTGGAAACACAACTGGGAGCCCGGGCCATTCCAGCAAAGCGTTCCCAGGAGCAAGTGGCACGGCAGGAAGTGTCCTGGAGCCGCTGCTGCCCGGTGCACGGCTCCCAGgacactgcagcagtgccacaggagAAGACCCTCCGGGCGGCGCTGGACAAGAGGCTCCAGCGGGAACGGGAGCACGCCCTTTTCCAGGGAGCTCTAGGGAGGTGCCTGTCGCGGCTCAGGATGCAGCTcgtggcagcagctggcacgCTCTGTAGCTTTCTTTGTGCTGAATAA
- the LOC116445341 gene encoding cobalamin binding intrinsic factor-like — protein MPSGSACSRRMLGVALGIGVLLALVGCTATEGCVAPQELVSQLLQRLGGSVSLEEAANPSVLLAMNLAGGDSEGPIHKWLLQEIKEEAVRRAQKDMTSGQVALHVLALLSSCQDPQRVHALEQTLDLIRVLQQKTDEEMAKLEADGIPKTSLYSVSLDTLALCLAEAGGAQGPSVALAKQVLSPESHLSVDTRAMVALALACVYDYVELHDVRDLLREALFTVSNGFLDEQEKRNGMIGNIYSMGLALQALEATRKFYAPRQWDCAQAFSVVSAHDYQQPTAIAQVLPALVGRSYLDVAGLDCAATKDTSPNRQLPLSPVLGTHGIPRAPIQVHYSITNTLQGKHFHYSTSVTVPSGSTLLRVMEVAAEENPEAFSFQTEQTSWGAYVTSIHGLAASTEDRTYWQFLSAGDALEEGVSTYKPHAGEHIQAVFSTY, from the exons ATGCCGAGTGGGTCAGCCTGCTCCAGGAGGATGCTTGGTGTGGCTTTGGGCATCGGGGTCCTACTGGCCCTGGTGGGCTGCACAGCCACTGAGGGCTGTG TGGCCCCGCAGGAATTGgtctcccagctgctccagcgCTTGGGGGGATCGGTCAGTCTCGAGGAGGCGGCGAATCCCAGTGTCCTGCTGGCCATGAACCTGGCTGGGGGGGACAGCGAGGGTCCCATCCACAAGTGGCTGCTCCAGGAGATCAAGGAGGAGGCGGTGAGGAGAGCCCAGAAAG ACATGACCTCGGGACAGGTGGCTCTGCACGTCCTcgccctcctctcctcctgccaggaCCCCCAGCGTGTCCATGCCCTGGAACAAACCCTCGACCTGATCCGTGtcctgcagcagaaaacagatgaGGAAATGGCCAAACTGG AAGCCGATGGGATTCCCAAAACTTCCCTGTACAGCGTGAGCCTGGACACCCTGGCCCTGTGCCTGGCTGAGGCGGGCGGTGCCCAAGGGCCATCGGTGGCCCTGGCCAAGCAGGTGCTGAGCCCTGAGAGCCACCTCTCCGTGG ACACCCGGGCCATGGTGGCACTGGCGCTGGCCTGCGTCTACGACTACGTGGAGCTCCATGATGTGCGGGATCTGCTCCGGGAGGCACTTTTCACAGTGAGCAACGGCTTCCTGGATGAGCAGGAGAAGAGGAATGGCATGATCGGGAATATCTACAGCATGGGGCTGGCCCTGCAG GCGCTGGAGGCCACAAGGAAGTTTTACGCCCCACGGCAGTGGGATTGTGCCCAGGCCTTCTCCGTGGTGTCTGCCCATGACTACCAGCAGCCCACAGCCATCGCCcaggtgctgccagccctggtggGCAGGTCCTACCTGGATGTGGCTGGCCTGGACTGCGCTGCCACCAAGGATACGTCCCCAAACAGACAGTTGCCCCTATCCCCAGTTCTGGGGACACACGGCATTCCCAGAG cccccaTCCAGGTGCATTACTCCATCACCAACACACTCCAAGGGAAACACTTCCACTACTCCACCTCGGTGACAGTCCCAAGTGGCTCCACACTGCTCCGGGTGATGGAagtggcagcagaggagaaCCCCGAAGCCTTTAG CTTCCAGACGGAGCAGACCTCCTGGGGTGCCTATGTGACCTCCATCCACGGGCTGGCTGCCAGCACGGAGGACAGGACCTACTGGCAGTTCCTCAGTGCTGGGGACGCCCTTGAAGAAG GGGTCAGCACCTACAAACCACACGCCGGGGAGCACATCCAGGCCGTCTTCAGCACCTACTGA